Proteins from one uncultured Anaeromusa sp. genomic window:
- a CDS encoding IreB family regulatory phosphoprotein: protein MSDHEQNVSQDTMMFRAGSEGNHVAALTIATVCQALKEKGYNPINQLVGYLLSGDPTYITSHRNARALIRKLERDEILEELVRAYVKEIQ from the coding sequence ATGTCGGATCATGAGCAGAATGTATCGCAGGATACGATGATGTTTCGCGCTGGCAGCGAAGGAAATCATGTTGCCGCCCTCACCATTGCTACCGTCTGTCAGGCCTTGAAGGAAAAGGGGTACAATCCTATCAATCAACTGGTGGGGTATCTTTTATCTGGAGATCCTACCTATATCACCAGTCATCGCAACGCTCGCGCCTTAATTCGCAAATTGGAGCGAGATGAAATTTTGGAAGAATTGGTCCGGGCCTATGTGAAGGAAATTCAATAG
- the efp gene encoding elongation factor P, protein MISTNDFRTGTTVEIDGGAWQVVDFQHVKPGKGAAFVRAKLKNLKTGAVVERTFNAGEKMPKAHVENRPMQYLYENDGMYTFMDNETFDQIELTREQLGNGLNFLKENMNIGVSFFQGNIIGIDLPNSVELIVAETEPGIRGDTATGGTKIAKMETGYNVKVPLFIETGEVLRIDTRTGDYIERA, encoded by the coding sequence ATGATTTCAACTAATGATTTTCGTACTGGCACAACAGTGGAAATTGACGGCGGCGCTTGGCAGGTCGTTGACTTTCAACACGTAAAACCGGGAAAAGGCGCTGCCTTTGTGCGGGCTAAGCTGAAAAACCTTAAAACAGGCGCTGTGGTAGAGCGCACCTTCAATGCCGGTGAAAAAATGCCTAAAGCCCATGTGGAAAATCGTCCCATGCAGTACCTGTATGAAAATGACGGTATGTACACCTTCATGGACAATGAAACCTTCGACCAAATTGAGTTGACTCGCGAGCAGTTGGGCAATGGTCTGAACTTTCTCAAGGAAAACATGAACATTGGCGTCAGCTTTTTCCAGGGCAACATCATTGGTATCGACCTTCCTAATTCGGTAGAGCTGATCGTAGCGGAAACCGAGCCTGGCATTCGTGGCGATACGGCTACCGGCGGCACAAAAATTGCCAAAATGGAAACAGGTTATAATGTCAAAGTTCCTCTGTTCATTGAAACCGGCGAAGTACTGCGTATTGATACGCGTACTGGCGACTATATCGAACGCGCTTAA
- the ruvX gene encoding Holliday junction resolvase RuvX, with product MRSMGLDVGDRTIGIAVSDLLALTAQGVEVIRRTSPQADFARLTVLCQEYEVGTIVVGLPKNMNGTIGPRGELVQEFAAQLQEQLPDVKIVFWDERLSTVAAEKALIEADVRRNKRRKVIDKMAAIIILQGWMDLQSRSG from the coding sequence GTGCGCAGTATGGGCTTGGATGTAGGAGATAGAACCATAGGCATAGCGGTGAGCGATTTATTGGCTCTAACGGCGCAAGGCGTAGAGGTCATACGGCGTACTTCCCCGCAAGCTGACTTTGCAAGACTGACTGTTTTATGTCAGGAATACGAAGTGGGTACCATTGTTGTGGGTCTGCCCAAAAATATGAACGGTACTATAGGCCCCCGCGGCGAGTTAGTCCAGGAATTTGCCGCTCAGCTGCAAGAGCAGCTGCCGGACGTTAAAATTGTTTTTTGGGATGAACGCCTTTCCACGGTGGCGGCGGAAAAAGCGCTTATTGAGGCGGATGTGCGTCGCAATAAACGGCGTAAAGTGATTGATAAAATGGCGGCCATTATTATCCTGCAAGGCTGGATGGATCTGCAGAGCCGCAGCGGTTGA
- the amaP gene encoding alkaline shock response membrane anchor protein AmaP, with translation MGILDRILLLLCIVTFALLMLSTVLAAFTIVPLEWLDDALALLYGHWEAAAVAAVFFLASVRLLFTGMTSGEPRDTMLCQTENGQVRVAISAVRSLVERAARQIKGVKQTKIRLENGRQGMNIYLRIVVLPDLIVPELTAELQQRVRATLQETLLAEVHDIQVLVEEIAAEGKVRARVE, from the coding sequence ATGGGAATTCTTGATCGCATTTTGCTTTTGCTCTGTATAGTAACCTTTGCTTTGCTGATGCTGTCTACCGTTTTAGCAGCTTTTACCATTGTGCCGCTGGAATGGCTGGATGATGCCTTGGCGCTTCTCTATGGACACTGGGAAGCGGCTGCTGTCGCTGCGGTGTTTTTCTTGGCGTCTGTGCGGTTGCTTTTCACAGGCATGACTAGCGGTGAGCCGCGCGATACCATGCTTTGTCAAACGGAAAACGGTCAAGTGCGTGTTGCCATTTCCGCCGTGCGCAGCTTGGTGGAGCGTGCGGCCCGCCAGATAAAAGGCGTCAAACAAACAAAAATTCGTCTGGAAAATGGTCGGCAGGGCATGAATATTTACTTGCGTATTGTTGTGCTGCCAGACCTGATTGTTCCTGAACTCACGGCCGAGCTGCAGCAGCGCGTACGAGCTACCTTGCAGGAAACTTTGTTAGCAGAGGTTCATGATATCCAGGTACTCGTAGAAGAAATTGCTGCCGAAGGCAAAGTGCGGGCGCGTGTGGAATAG
- a CDS encoding Asp23/Gls24 family envelope stress response protein — protein sequence MQTRKEKGEQNEVGTIRIADEVVGIIAGMAATEIPGVAGMSGGLVGGIAEMLGKKNLAKGVKVEVGEKEAAVDLYVIMEYGVRLPDIAIQVQENVKHAIESMTGLEVVEVNVHVQGVGFTAEGRDEDSRVR from the coding sequence ATGCAAACACGCAAAGAAAAGGGCGAACAAAACGAAGTGGGTACCATTCGCATCGCCGATGAGGTTGTAGGAATTATTGCCGGCATGGCAGCTACGGAAATCCCCGGAGTCGCCGGTATGAGCGGCGGTTTGGTCGGTGGTATTGCTGAAATGCTAGGCAAGAAAAACCTGGCTAAAGGCGTGAAAGTGGAAGTGGGCGAAAAGGAAGCCGCCGTTGATTTGTATGTTATTATGGAATATGGCGTCAGACTGCCTGATATTGCAATTCAGGTACAGGAAAATGTGAAACACGCTATTGAGTCTATGACCGGTCTGGAAGTGGTAGAAGTGAACGTTCATGTACAAGGCGTCGGCTTTACCGCCGAAGGACGGGACGAAGACAGTCGAGTGCGATAA
- a CDS encoding aminopeptidase P family protein yields MNELRLQRLRRHLAEAGLDAVWVGNAQNRRYLSGFSGSAGLLLLTAETQQLFTDFRYHEQAATEAPLYELCLYKGAAAKALAEIVCRKGIRRLGFESKHCTVAAYKELQALLPVECELINTELEPLRFVKDEEELEAIREAVRIADAAFTHILGYLRPGLEERQVAAELEQHMRCLGSERPAFDTIVASGVRGALPHGVASEKKLAVGDWITMDFGAVYRGYHSDITRTVCLGPATEQQKAAYSLVLAAQKAGVAAIRPGKLGCEVDAVSRDILTKAGYGEYFGHGLGHSLGLAIHEEPRLSSLNTQQVLQENMVVTVEPGIYLPGQYGIRIEDTVRVSDAGAVVLTESDKELIEIACKMEDEP; encoded by the coding sequence ATGAATGAATTGCGTTTGCAACGGCTGCGTCGACATCTTGCTGAAGCTGGCCTGGACGCTGTTTGGGTTGGTAATGCGCAAAATAGACGTTATTTAAGCGGTTTTAGCGGTTCTGCCGGCCTACTGCTCCTTACAGCTGAGACGCAGCAATTGTTTACAGATTTTCGTTATCACGAGCAGGCAGCGACTGAGGCGCCTCTATACGAGCTTTGTCTATATAAGGGCGCTGCAGCGAAGGCGCTTGCAGAAATTGTTTGCCGCAAAGGCATTCGCCGTCTCGGTTTTGAAAGCAAGCATTGTACGGTGGCCGCTTATAAGGAACTTCAAGCGTTGCTGCCGGTGGAATGCGAATTAATTAATACTGAATTAGAGCCTCTCCGTTTTGTCAAAGATGAAGAGGAATTAGAAGCTATTCGTGAAGCCGTACGCATTGCGGATGCGGCGTTTACGCACATTCTTGGCTATTTGCGTCCCGGCTTAGAGGAACGACAAGTAGCGGCTGAGCTGGAGCAGCATATGCGCTGTCTTGGCTCGGAGCGTCCGGCTTTTGATACCATTGTCGCCTCTGGTGTGCGCGGCGCTTTGCCGCACGGCGTTGCTTCCGAGAAAAAACTAGCTGTTGGCGACTGGATAACTATGGATTTTGGCGCCGTCTACAGGGGCTATCATTCCGACATTACCCGCACTGTTTGCTTGGGACCTGCTACAGAGCAGCAAAAAGCCGCTTATTCTCTAGTGCTTGCAGCGCAAAAGGCGGGAGTTGCAGCCATTCGCCCTGGCAAATTGGGCTGCGAGGTTGATGCCGTATCCAGAGATATTTTAACCAAAGCTGGTTATGGAGAGTATTTTGGCCATGGTTTGGGGCATTCGCTGGGCTTGGCCATTCATGAAGAACCCCGCTTGTCTTCTTTAAACACGCAGCAGGTGCTGCAGGAAAATATGGTGGTTACGGTGGAACCGGGTATTTATCTGCCTGGGCAGTACGGAATCCGTATTGAAGACACCGTCCGCGTTTCTGACGCAGGAGCCGTCGTTTTGACGGAAAGCGACAAGGAACTGATAGAAATCGCTTGTAAAATGGAGGATGAACCATGA
- a CDS encoding DUF4911 domain-containing protein: MSESVDASVYLRVQPQDVNFVNRIFEGCEYLGVVTTLEPKGGLLVIRATPDTRLEVLDILAHLPVPWQFVEKV, encoded by the coding sequence ATGTCGGAATCTGTTGATGCAAGCGTTTATTTGCGAGTACAGCCTCAAGATGTTAATTTTGTCAATCGTATTTTTGAAGGCTGTGAATATCTTGGCGTTGTTACCACCTTGGAACCCAAAGGCGGTCTTTTGGTCATTCGGGCTACGCCGGACACACGCCTTGAGGTGCTGGACATTTTGGCGCATCTGCCTGTTCCTTGGCAGTTTGTGGAGAAAGTATAG
- a CDS encoding U32 family peptidase, producing the protein MKLPELLAPAGNLEKLKTALLFGADAVYVGGKNFSLRAQSDNFDFAALQEGVQYAHELGKKVYVALNVFAHQKELQGIAAYLPELLDAKIDAVIVADPGVFRLVRQEAPNLAVHISTQANTVNASAACFWQELGAKRVVLAREVTYKELLDIRSQAEVQLETFVHGAMCVSYSGRCLLSNYFTGRDANRGACTQPCRWKYALQEETRPGQFYPVEEDAHGTYFMNSKDLCLLPHLPALVTAGVDSLKIEGRMKSIHYVATVVRVYRQALDLFARNPEEFAIPPEWLEELQLVSQRAYTDGFFQGPAAGDAQIHAVEKENAAKVFCGVVTGHSGSDLLVEQRGRFAVGDCLEALPPTGERQQQCLRFLWDAKSGAVLERAPHAQQQLRLAWDGLLLPVGTLLRRVLSPGEEA; encoded by the coding sequence ATGAAATTACCTGAGCTGCTTGCCCCTGCAGGCAATTTGGAGAAATTAAAGACCGCCCTTCTTTTTGGCGCTGATGCGGTATATGTAGGCGGAAAAAACTTCAGCCTTCGTGCGCAAAGCGACAATTTTGACTTTGCTGCGCTGCAGGAGGGCGTACAATATGCTCATGAACTTGGCAAAAAAGTCTATGTCGCCCTCAATGTTTTTGCCCATCAAAAAGAGTTGCAGGGAATTGCCGCCTATTTGCCAGAACTGCTGGACGCTAAGATTGATGCCGTTATTGTCGCCGACCCCGGCGTTTTTCGTTTAGTACGCCAAGAAGCGCCAAACCTGGCCGTTCATATCAGCACCCAGGCCAACACGGTTAACGCCTCGGCGGCCTGCTTTTGGCAGGAGTTGGGAGCCAAACGCGTTGTACTGGCGCGGGAAGTGACGTATAAGGAACTTTTGGATATCCGCAGTCAGGCGGAGGTGCAATTGGAAACCTTTGTACACGGAGCGATGTGCGTATCCTATTCCGGGCGTTGTTTATTAAGCAATTATTTTACCGGCAGAGACGCCAACCGCGGCGCTTGCACACAGCCTTGCCGCTGGAAATACGCGTTGCAGGAAGAAACTAGACCCGGTCAGTTTTATCCTGTTGAAGAAGACGCTCATGGCACTTATTTTATGAATTCCAAAGATTTGTGCTTGCTGCCGCACTTGCCGGCGTTAGTGACTGCCGGTGTTGACAGCTTGAAAATTGAAGGACGCATGAAGAGTATTCATTATGTCGCTACGGTGGTGCGCGTCTACCGTCAAGCGCTGGATCTTTTCGCTAGGAATCCCGAAGAATTTGCAATCCCTCCGGAATGGCTGGAGGAATTGCAGTTGGTATCCCAACGAGCGTATACGGACGGCTTTTTTCAAGGTCCGGCTGCCGGCGACGCCCAAATTCACGCAGTAGAGAAGGAGAACGCCGCCAAAGTGTTTTGCGGCGTGGTGACCGGCCACAGCGGTTCGGACTTGCTCGTGGAACAGCGCGGTCGTTTTGCCGTAGGAGATTGCTTGGAGGCGCTGCCGCCGACTGGTGAGCGGCAGCAACAATGCTTGCGTTTTTTATGGGATGCGAAAAGCGGCGCTGTCTTGGAACGGGCGCCTCATGCTCAACAGCAACTGCGTCTGGCTTGGGATGGGCTTCTGCTGCCGGTTGGAACGCTGCTGCGGCGTGTTTTGTCGCCTGGAGAGGAGGCTTAA
- the mltG gene encoding endolytic transglycosylase MltG has translation MKDRLWEKGFRGKSLWIILAGITVFFFTVLISAFLVLQSPPSRTTDAVLTVKDGMSAGEIAKELESQKAIRSIWLFQVLAKFSRLDHSLQAGEYVFAPGMSTREVVARLAAGETRYANLTIPEGYTVRQIAKLLQEQKLGNGDRFLQLARLSGPAAGESVQFRAEGYLFPDTYRISPGMKEEDLVAKMQKEFDKRFGSLLKSGNASGLAPTQVVVLASLVEKEAQRPEEQAVIAKVFLNRLQQNMPLQSCATIQYLLGYPKEELSLQDTQIPSPYNTYLNPGLPPGPIANPGLGALKAALNPAQTDYLYFVADKQGKHHFSRTYEEHLAAIEQVR, from the coding sequence ATGAAGGATCGACTTTGGGAAAAAGGATTTCGGGGCAAAAGTCTCTGGATTATTTTGGCGGGCATTACGGTCTTTTTTTTCACCGTGCTTATTAGCGCCTTTTTGGTGCTGCAGTCGCCGCCTTCCAGGACTACTGATGCTGTATTGACTGTAAAAGACGGCATGAGCGCCGGTGAGATTGCCAAAGAGCTGGAAAGCCAGAAGGCTATTCGCAGCATTTGGCTGTTTCAAGTATTGGCTAAGTTCAGCCGTTTAGATCACTCCCTTCAGGCTGGCGAATACGTTTTTGCTCCAGGCATGAGTACGCGAGAGGTAGTGGCGAGACTGGCGGCCGGAGAAACGCGTTACGCCAATCTTACCATTCCAGAAGGATATACGGTGCGGCAGATTGCCAAATTGCTGCAAGAGCAAAAACTTGGCAATGGAGACCGGTTTTTGCAGTTAGCCCGCCTTTCCGGTCCTGCTGCAGGAGAGAGCGTGCAATTTCGAGCGGAAGGCTATTTGTTTCCGGATACTTACCGGATTTCGCCGGGAATGAAAGAGGAAGACCTAGTTGCCAAGATGCAGAAGGAATTTGATAAACGCTTCGGCTCTTTGCTGAAAAGCGGCAATGCCAGCGGCCTTGCGCCAACACAGGTTGTCGTGCTTGCTTCTTTAGTGGAAAAAGAAGCGCAGCGCCCGGAAGAGCAGGCTGTTATTGCCAAGGTGTTTTTGAACCGACTGCAACAAAACATGCCGCTGCAGTCTTGCGCTACAATTCAGTACTTACTGGGATATCCCAAAGAAGAATTAAGCTTGCAGGATACGCAAATTCCTTCACCGTATAATACCTATCTAAATCCTGGCCTGCCGCCAGGGCCGATTGCCAATCCCGGGTTAGGCGCTCTTAAGGCCGCTTTGAATCCAGCCCAGACGGATTACTTGTATTTTGTTGCAGATAAGCAGGGTAAGCATCATTTCAGTCGGACCTATGAAGAACACTTGGCCGCCATTGAGCAGGTGCGGTAA
- the aroQ gene encoding type II 3-dehydroquinate dehydratase, with translation MRILVLHGPNLNQLGRREPTIYGTLTLQEINRRIEEKAASLGVAAQCLQFSHEGDLVDAIHQAQETADYIIINAAAYTHYSIALRDALASVSVPAIEVHLSNIHRREEFRHHSVLAAVVIGQISGFGVYSYLAAVEAAHGLWQEAKKKEADANE, from the coding sequence GTGCGCATACTGGTTTTGCACGGTCCTAATTTGAATCAATTAGGGCGTCGGGAGCCAACCATATATGGAACTTTGACTTTGCAGGAAATTAACCGCAGAATTGAAGAAAAAGCCGCTTCCCTAGGCGTTGCAGCGCAATGCCTCCAGTTCAGCCACGAAGGGGATTTGGTGGACGCCATTCATCAGGCTCAGGAAACAGCGGATTATATCATCATCAATGCCGCCGCCTACACCCATTACAGCATTGCCTTGAGGGATGCGCTGGCCAGCGTGTCCGTACCGGCGATCGAGGTGCATCTTTCCAACATTCACCGCCGCGAGGAGTTTCGGCATCATTCCGTGCTGGCAGCGGTTGTTATCGGTCAGATTTCCGGTTTTGGGGTCTATAGTTATTTAGCGGCGGTTGAAGCGGCGCACGGTCTTTGGCAGGAAGCAAAGAAAAAGGAAGCCGATGCTAATGAATGA
- a CDS encoding DUF1292 domain-containing protein, with protein sequence MTDEKFNPEEMEEDEDVVVVMTDEEGNEFYYREELIVEVGEKRFAVLAPIKVDEEGGCTCECGCEDEDTDVFIARIDVDENGEDVYTDPTDEEFDEVRKAYEELADDEE encoded by the coding sequence ATGACAGATGAAAAATTCAACCCTGAAGAAATGGAAGAAGATGAGGATGTTGTTGTTGTCATGACCGATGAGGAAGGCAACGAATTTTACTACCGCGAAGAATTAATCGTGGAAGTCGGCGAAAAGCGCTTTGCTGTTCTGGCACCGATTAAAGTGGATGAAGAAGGCGGCTGCACCTGCGAATGCGGTTGTGAAGACGAAGATACGGATGTCTTCATCGCACGTATCGATGTGGATGAAAATGGCGAAGATGTCTATACCGATCCAACGGACGAAGAGTTTGACGAAGTTCGCAAAGCTTATGAAGAACTGGCGGACGACGAAGAGTAG
- the alaS gene encoding alanine--tRNA ligase gives MKYVKSMTGNEIRTRFLEFFKSKEHLVMPSAPLIPHDDPTLLLVGAGMAPFKPFFTGKIKPPHTRITSSQKCVRTGDIENVGRTARHQTFFEMLGNFSFGDYFKREAIVWAWEFLTKELELPADRLWITIYTEDNEAYDIWHDEIGIDPERIVRMADNFWEIGPGPCGPCSEIHIDLGEERGCGPECKLGCDCDRFLEIWNLVFTQYDRDDEGNYHPLAKKNIDTGAGLERLASVLQGKPSNFETDLLFPLIAHMSALSGVAYGVDKKNDISLKVIADHARSMVVMINDGVLPSNEGRGYVLRRILRRALRHGRLLGVKKAFLADCVDVAANIFNTAYPELLEKADYIRKVVSQEESRFQTTLVTGEELLSQEVASLRTKGENQLPGETAFRLYDTYGFPWELTEEMLFDEGMTLDKAGFDAAMEEQRLRARAARHENERTFVLELTGLQTDGLRIDAAAQQGRILRIWKEGVVIEEAGDGEEVAVLLDVTPFYAEGGGQIGDSGRLETALGKMEVQSAKKLANGAIYHQGFVQEGMLRTGETVEIRLDAAKHQDVARNHTATHLLHHALRKVLGEHVHQAGSLVEADRLRFDFAHFAAVTSEELAAVEALVNEAILENRAVSCLETSQEIAKDMGAMALFGEKYGDVVRVVVIDEVSKELCGGSHVNNTSEISLFQIVGEASTGAGVRRIEAVTGRAAYARMQQQRSLLLETAAILKIQAPEEVPARAAQLQQELKALETVIADKEAQAAQTQLQALQPEMIGEVEAVIAQVEVPNQELLRSLADQLRDRMKKGVVLLASVQEDKVSLVAMATKEAVAAKAHAGNLVKEVAKIVGGGGGGRPDMAQAGGKDPAKLAEALLKAKETLRQQLGL, from the coding sequence ATGAAGTACGTGAAATCTATGACAGGTAATGAAATTCGCACACGCTTTCTGGAGTTTTTTAAATCAAAAGAGCATTTGGTAATGCCCAGTGCTCCCTTGATTCCTCATGATGATCCTACGTTGTTGCTAGTCGGAGCCGGCATGGCGCCCTTTAAGCCGTTTTTTACCGGCAAGATCAAGCCCCCCCATACGCGCATCACCAGCAGCCAAAAATGCGTCCGTACCGGCGATATTGAAAATGTAGGCCGTACCGCGCGGCACCAGACCTTTTTTGAAATGTTGGGCAATTTTTCCTTTGGCGATTATTTTAAACGGGAAGCCATTGTTTGGGCTTGGGAATTTTTAACCAAAGAATTGGAACTTCCTGCTGATCGTCTGTGGATTACCATCTATACGGAAGACAATGAAGCCTATGACATCTGGCATGATGAAATCGGCATTGATCCAGAGCGCATTGTGCGCATGGCTGATAATTTTTGGGAAATCGGCCCCGGCCCCTGCGGCCCTTGTTCGGAAATACATATCGATTTAGGGGAAGAGCGCGGCTGTGGTCCTGAGTGCAAGCTAGGCTGCGACTGCGATCGGTTTTTGGAAATCTGGAACCTCGTTTTCACGCAGTATGACCGAGATGACGAAGGAAATTACCATCCTTTGGCTAAGAAAAACATTGATACTGGCGCCGGCCTGGAACGGTTGGCTTCGGTGCTCCAGGGCAAGCCTTCCAATTTCGAGACGGATTTGCTGTTTCCTTTGATTGCGCATATGTCAGCCTTGTCTGGCGTCGCCTACGGCGTTGATAAAAAGAATGACATTTCGCTCAAAGTCATCGCTGACCATGCGCGCAGCATGGTGGTCATGATCAATGACGGCGTATTGCCGTCTAACGAAGGCCGCGGCTATGTGCTGCGCCGAATTTTGCGTCGCGCCTTGCGTCACGGACGCTTGTTGGGCGTAAAGAAAGCCTTTTTGGCCGATTGTGTGGACGTAGCTGCAAATATTTTCAACACGGCCTATCCGGAGCTGTTGGAAAAAGCAGACTACATCCGCAAGGTAGTAAGCCAAGAAGAAAGTCGCTTTCAGACTACATTGGTTACTGGCGAAGAACTTTTATCGCAAGAAGTGGCTTCCTTGCGTACTAAAGGGGAAAATCAACTGCCGGGTGAAACGGCTTTCCGTTTGTATGATACCTATGGTTTCCCTTGGGAACTTACGGAAGAAATGTTGTTTGACGAAGGTATGACCCTCGACAAAGCCGGTTTTGATGCTGCCATGGAAGAGCAGCGCTTGCGCGCCCGCGCCGCGCGTCATGAAAACGAGCGTACTTTTGTGTTGGAACTGACAGGTCTGCAAACCGATGGCCTGCGTATAGACGCTGCAGCGCAGCAAGGACGCATTTTGCGTATCTGGAAAGAAGGCGTTGTGATTGAGGAAGCCGGCGATGGCGAAGAAGTCGCTGTGCTTTTGGATGTCACTCCTTTTTACGCGGAAGGCGGCGGCCAGATCGGCGACAGCGGCCGTTTGGAAACAGCCCTGGGCAAAATGGAAGTGCAAAGCGCCAAAAAATTGGCTAACGGTGCAATTTATCACCAAGGATTTGTGCAAGAAGGCATGCTGCGGACCGGTGAAACCGTGGAAATACGCCTAGATGCAGCGAAACACCAAGATGTTGCCCGCAACCATACGGCAACCCATTTATTGCATCATGCGCTGCGCAAGGTTCTAGGGGAGCATGTGCATCAGGCAGGCTCTTTGGTAGAAGCGGATCGCCTGCGTTTTGACTTTGCGCATTTTGCGGCGGTTACGTCGGAAGAACTGGCAGCCGTAGAAGCCCTTGTTAATGAAGCCATCTTGGAAAACCGCGCTGTCTCTTGCTTGGAGACAAGTCAAGAGATCGCCAAAGACATGGGCGCCATGGCTTTGTTTGGTGAAAAATATGGCGACGTGGTTCGGGTAGTTGTTATTGACGAGGTCAGTAAAGAACTTTGCGGCGGCAGCCATGTAAACAATACCTCGGAAATCTCCCTGTTCCAGATCGTCGGCGAAGCCAGCACGGGCGCCGGCGTACGCCGCATTGAAGCGGTGACGGGGCGTGCAGCTTATGCGCGCATGCAACAGCAGCGCTCCTTGCTGTTAGAAACAGCAGCTATTTTGAAAATCCAAGCGCCTGAAGAAGTTCCCGCCCGCGCCGCCCAGTTGCAGCAGGAACTTAAAGCGCTTGAAACCGTAATAGCCGACAAGGAAGCTCAGGCAGCGCAGACGCAGCTTCAGGCGCTGCAACCGGAAATGATCGGCGAGGTAGAAGCCGTGATTGCCCAAGTGGAAGTTCCAAACCAGGAATTATTGCGCTCTTTAGCCGACCAATTGCGGGATCGCATGAAAAAAGGCGTTGTGCTCTTAGCCAGCGTACAAGAAGACAAAGTCAGCTTGGTGGCGATGGCGACCAAAGAAGCGGTGGCCGCTAAAGCGCATGCAGGCAATTTAGTGAAGGAAGTAGCCAAAATCGTTGGCGGCGGCGGCGGCGGCCGGCCGGATATGGCGCAAGCTGGCGGCAAGGATCCGGCTAAACTGGCTGAAGCGCTTTTAAAAGCCAAAGAAACGCTGCGCCAGCAGCTGGGTCTCTAA
- a CDS encoding O-methyltransferase → MNELLLEMRTFADQQGVPVLRQEAERLLRLLMKRYQPLRILEIGTAIGYSALLMAQLVPNCRILTLEKDEERIRDAQRFWQRDPGISERIRLWEGDAAERLSALNETFDFVFIDAAKGHYLSYLQQVLPYLRQGSVILADDVLFYGQVYGPCPRRMRTIAKRMRQYLEFVQNTDQFQTTLYSEGDGLAVSIYKGAETNEIT, encoded by the coding sequence ATGAATGAATTGTTACTTGAAATGAGAACCTTTGCAGATCAACAAGGCGTTCCAGTGCTTCGCCAAGAAGCGGAACGCCTCTTGCGTTTGTTGATGAAACGCTATCAGCCGCTGCGTATTCTGGAAATTGGTACGGCTATTGGCTATTCGGCGCTGCTTATGGCGCAGTTAGTTCCAAACTGCCGCATTCTCACTTTGGAAAAAGACGAAGAACGCATTCGCGATGCCCAGCGCTTTTGGCAGCGCGATCCTGGCATCAGTGAACGTATCCGCCTTTGGGAAGGCGATGCAGCTGAACGGTTAAGCGCTTTGAACGAAACGTTTGATTTTGTTTTTATTGACGCTGCCAAAGGGCATTATCTAAGCTATTTGCAACAAGTACTGCCGTATTTACGTCAGGGCAGCGTTATTTTAGCTGACGATGTGTTGTTTTACGGCCAAGTATATGGTCCCTGTCCCCGTCGTATGCGCACCATCGCTAAGCGCATGCGCCAGTATTTAGAGTTTGTACAAAATACGGACCAATTCCAGACTACTCTTTATTCGGAAGGCGACGGTCTGGCGGTCTCGATTTATAAAGGAGCAGAAACTAATGAAATTACCTGA